The genomic DNA AACAAAAGAAGCATCTAAGAAAAAAGCGGCACAAGCGCCTCAACAAGCACAGTATAAAAATAAAGAGCCCATCATTTTTGTGCATGGGTATGGAGGTTTTGTAGGCGATAATGCGCCTCCTGGAACTCATTATTGGGGTGGTAAAAAATACGACATGATGAATCAACTGCGCGCATCAGGTTATAACGTTTATGAAGCCAGTGTTAGTGCTTTTGGAAGTAACTGGGATCGTGCTGTAGAGCTCTATACTTATATCAAAGGCGGTGTCGTCGATTATGGACAAGCTCATGCAAACAAATATGGACATGCGCGATATGGTAAATCATATCCAGGCATTTTACCCGGCTGGCAACCGGGACAAAAAATTCATCTCATCGGTCATAGTATGGGAGGACAAACGATTCGGATGTTAGAGTCTTTGTTACGAAAAGGAGATCCTGAAGAGATTGCGTATCAAAAGCAACATGGCGGAACGATAAGTCCTCTTTTTCAAGGAAATCACGATCATTTAATTTCATCAATTACGACAATAGCTACACCGCACGATGGGACAGTTGCTTCGGATGATTTAGGTAATAAAGATATTATTAAACGACTCATTTACGACTATGGTTTGTTTGAAGGGCGTAAAAATTCAGCTGTAGATTATGGTCTTAAACAATGGGGCTTAGAACAACGTCAAGGTGAAACATTTGCTGAATATGCGAAACGTGCAAGTAAGAGTCCACTGTTTACTTCTGAAGATACAGCACTTTATGATTTGACGCGTGAAGGTGCTAAAAAAATCAATCAACGGACAGATATTAATCCAGATATTTACTATAAAACCTATACAGGATCTGCGACAAACAAAACACGGTTAGGTATTCAAATATCAGATGTCCATATGAATATTGAACATAAGGTGACAGGAGATTTAATAGGACGAACACGTGATAAAGCATGGAGAGAAAATGATGGCTTAGTTTCTGTGATATCAGGCCAACATCCAGAGAATGAACCTTTTGAAAATGTTGATGATAAAGTAGCACCTAAAAAAGGAATTTGGCAAGTGACACCAACGATGAAAGGCTGGGATCATACAGATTTCACGGGACAAGACACATTAGACTTGCGTCATACGGGTTCAGAATTAGCCCGTTTCTATTTAGGAATTATGAATGATCTCGTGCGTGAAGAGGCACTTGAAACGGCATAAAAAGCGATTAAAAAAAGACGTTCAAAATGAAAATTCATTTGAACGTCTTTTTCAACACTATCAATCTATATAGGTTGAATTAGTATTCAATATTTGGCATTTTATTAACATGCTCTTGATAGCGTTTTAAAGCGACGAATGCTGCAGTGAGTACAGTTGCAACGATAACTAATTTTTTCATATTGGCAACTCCTTTACTCGTAGTAGTTTAATTCTAAGTCTTTTGAAGTTTGTTTACGTGTTTTTCTCATTAAATCAACATCTTCAATTAATGATTTACCGTATGAAGGAATCATTTTTTGTAACTTAGGTTTCCATTCAGCTTCGTATTCAGCGAAGTTTCTTTCTAACACTTCAAGTGCAACAGAAACTGATGTTGAAGCCCCTGGTGATTCACCAAGTAAAGCGATAACAGTGTGGTCTTCTGAGTTAACCACTTCAGTACCGAATTGGATGAAACCTTTACCGTATTCTTTAGTATCTTTAATAACTTGAACACGTTTACCAGCTGTGTATAATTCCCAATCTTGGTCTTTAGCTTCTGGGTAGAAAGTACGTAAGTGGTTCATACAACCTTCTTTAGTCATTAAGATTTGATCGATTGAGTATTTGATTAATGGTAAGTTTTTCGCAGCTGCCGCAAGTAAAGTCGTGATGTTGTATGGTTTAACTGATTTGAATAAATCTAAGTTTGAACCATTTTTCAAGAATTTAGGGCCGATGCTTGCGAAAGGTCCGAATAATAATGCTTTTTGACCGTTAATGTAACGTGTATCTAAGTGAGGTACAGTCATTGGTGGTGTGCCAGGTGGCTCTTTACCATAAACTTTGACGCCGTGTTCTTCGATAACGTCTGGGTTTGTACACATTAAGAATTGA from Staphylococcus schleiferi includes the following:
- the lip gene encoding YSIRK-targeted triacylglycerol lipase is translated as MFNHQQDRTYALRTRIVSISTILLATSLFVWVGHDAYADEVHQGHSLNTSQTLHTESKNVMRDHLRQNNETNALQVESPKASEMPQKSTAFKEIATSHHNHLTQGNETTNDTQTTMQSSESKAHSNSLVKKNLNAPEMNHSVRNTELKAQHSTSNPSDVTHAPKVAAHQDNQKDGLDPGFSVIDRRNSKTTLNQVDPEFNNVNTHKLKVNDGKATAHKPHLETVDNDKKSTTTQNLNAKEETQPREPQVASTKEASKKKAAQAPQQAQYKNKEPIIFVHGYGGFVGDNAPPGTHYWGGKKYDMMNQLRASGYNVYEASVSAFGSNWDRAVELYTYIKGGVVDYGQAHANKYGHARYGKSYPGILPGWQPGQKIHLIGHSMGGQTIRMLESLLRKGDPEEIAYQKQHGGTISPLFQGNHDHLISSITTIATPHDGTVASDDLGNKDIIKRLIYDYGLFEGRKNSAVDYGLKQWGLEQRQGETFAEYAKRASKSPLFTSEDTALYDLTREGAKKINQRTDINPDIYYKTYTGSATNKTRLGIQISDVHMNIEHKVTGDLIGRTRDKAWRENDGLVSVISGQHPENEPFENVDDKVAPKKGIWQVTPTMKGWDHTDFTGQDTLDLRHTGSELARFYLGIMNDLVREEALETA
- a CDS encoding SE2200 family small protein, which produces MKKLVIVATVLTAAFVALKRYQEHVNKMPNIEY